The DNA sequence GTTCTTCCCGTCGGCGCGGGAGTACTCGGTGCGCTACGGCCTCTCGGAGAAGCGGCAGGCGCTGCTGTCCGGTTCGGCGGTGGTGCTGCACCCGGGCCCGATGGTGCGGGGCATGGAGATCGCGTCGTCGGTCGCGGACTCCTCACAATCCGCAGTGCTGCAACAGGTTTCCAACGGCGTACACGTCCGCATGGCCGTGCTCTTCCATCTGCTCGTCGGTGCCGAACAGGAGGCGATCAGCGCATGAGCGTGGTCATCAAGGGGGTGCGCCCGTACGGGGAGGGCGATCCCGTCGACGTGCTCGTCGAGGACGGTCAGATCGCCGCCATCGCCGCGACGCTCGACATCCCCGCGGATGCCGACGTGGTGGAGGCCGCCGGCCAGATCCTGCTGCCCGGATTCGTCGACCTGCACACCCACCTTCGCGAGCCCGGCCGCGAATACGCCGAGGACATCGAAACCGGTTCGGCCGCAGCCGCTCTCGGCGGCTACACCGCGGTCTTCGCGATGGCCAACACCACCCCGGTGGCCGACAGCCCGGTCGTCACCGATCACGTGTGGCACCGCGGGCAGCAGGTCGGCCTGGTCGATGTGCACCCGGTCGGCGCCGTCACCATGGGACTCGAGGGCAAGCAGCTCACCGAGATGGGCATGATGGCCGCCGGTGCGGCTCAGGTGCGGATGTTCTCCGACGACGGTGTGTGCGTTGACGATCCGCTGGTCATGCGGCGCGCGCTCGAGTACGCCTCGGGTCTGGGTGTGCTGATCGCCCAGCATGCGGAGGAGCCCCGCCTCACCGTCGGCGCCGTCGCCCACGAGGGCCCGCACGCGGCGCGGCTCGGCCTGGCCGGCTGGCCGCGGGCCGCCGAGGAGTCGATCGTCATCCGCGACGCCCTCCTGGCCCGCGACGCCGGGGCCCGGGTGCACATCTGCCATGCCTCCACCGCGGGCACGGTCGAGCTGCTGAAGTGGGCCAAGGAGCACGGCATCGCGATCACGGCCGAGGTCACCCCGCACCACCTGCTGCTCGACGACAGCCGGCTGGCCGACTACGACGGCCGCAACCGGGTCAACCCCCCGCTGCGCGAAGCCGCCGACGCGGAAGCGCTGCGGCAGGCGCTGGCCGACGGGGTGATCGACTGCGTCGCGACGGATCACGCCCCGCACGCCGAGCACGAGAAGATGTGCGAGTTCGCCTCCGCCCGGCCGGGCATGCTCGGCCTGCAGACCGCGCTGTCGGTGGTGGTGCGGACGATGGTCGAGCCCGGCCTGCTGACCTGGCGCGACGTGGCCCGAGTGATGAGCGAGGCGCCCGCCCGCATCGTCGGGCTGCCGGATCAGGGCCGGCCGATCGAGGTGGGGGAGCCGGCCAACCTGACCGTCGTCGACCCCGATGCCACCTGGACCGTGTCCGGTGCGGCGCTGGCGAGCCGCTCGGACAACACCCCCTACGAGTCGATGACCCTGCCGGCGTCGGTCACGCTGACGATGCTGCGCGGCACGGTGACGGCGCGCGACGGCAAGAGCGGTTCGGCGGGCATGAGCGGAGCGACCGGGGGATCGGCACTGTGAACACCGGTACGCTGGTCACGTCACTCATCATGGCGGCGCTGCTGGTCGTGGTGATCGGTCTGCTCATCCGGGCCATGATGCGCGGATGGCGCAGGCGCGCCGAGCGGCAGGTCGAGCTGATCGGCACGCTGCCGCCGCTGCCGGACACCGTCGGGCCACCCCTTATCCCCGGGATGAAGGGCGTCTACGTCGGCAGCACGCTGGCGCCGAACTGGCACGACCGCGTCGTGGTGGGTGATCTGGGTTACCGCACCAAGGCGGTACTGACCCGCTATCCGGAAGGGATCATGCTGCAGCGCAGCGGCGCAGGCCCCATCTGGATCCCCGAGGAATCGGTGACCGCCATCCGCACCGAACGCGGCATGGTCGGGAAGGCCCTCACCCACGAGGGAATCCTGGCCATCAGATGGCGGCTGCCGTCGGGCACCGAGATCGACACCGGATTCCGCGGTGACGACCGCACGAAGTACGACCGCTGGCTGGAGGAAGTAGCGTGACAAGCGAGAAGCGAAGCGGATCGCGCATCGATGGGGCCACCGTGGCCCTGCTCGTCCTGGAGGACGGACGGGTCTTCACCGGGGTGCCCTACGGCGCCGTCGGGCAGACGCTCGGTGAGGCGGTGTTCTCGACGGGGATGTCGGGATACCAGGAGACCCTCACCGATCCGAGTTACTACGGCCAGATCGTGGTCGCGACCGCACCGCAGATCGGCAATACCGGCTGGAACCACGAGGACGCCGAGAGCCGCGGCGACAAGATCTGGGTCGCCGGCTACGCGGTGCGGGACCCCTCGCCGCGGGCGTCGAACTGGCGCGCCACCGGCACGCTCGACGACGAGCTGGTCCGCCAGGGGATCGTCGGCATCGCGGGTATCGACACCCGCGCGGTGGTGCGGCACCTGCGCACCCGCGGCGCGATGAAGGCGGGCATCTTCAGCGGGGATGCGTTGGCCGGCGCCGACGAACTGCTCGAGCGGGTCCGCAGCCAGCCGGCCATGCTCGGTGCCAGCCTGGCCGAGCGGGTCAGCACCGACGCGGTGTACGTCGTCGAACCCGAGGGCGATCACCGGTTCACGGTCGCCGCGATCGACCTCGGCATCAAGACCAACACCCCGCGCAACTTCGCGCGGCGCGGTATCCGCAGCCACGTGCTGCCGGCCACCGCCTCCTTCGAGCAGATCGCCGAACTCCGCCCCGACGGCGTCTTCCTGTCGAACGGGCCGGGCGACCCGGCCGCCGCCGACCATGTGGTCGAGGTCACCCGCGAGGTGCTCGGCGCCGGGATCCCGCTGTTCGGCATCTGTTTCGGCAACCAGATCCTGGGCCGGGCGCTGGGCCGGGGCACCTACAAGATGGTGTTCGGCCACCGCGGCATCAACGTGCCCGTGATGGACCACTCGACGGGCCGTGTCGCGATCACCGCGCAGAACCACGGATTCGCCCTCGAGGGCGAGGCGGGGGAGCGATTCGACACCCCGTTCGGCCCGGCGGTCGTCAGCCACACCTGCGCCAACGACGGGGTCGTCGAAGGTGTGAAACTCGTTGACGGACGGGCATTCTCGGTGCAGTACCATCCGGAGGCCGCAGCCGGACCGCACGACGCGAACTACCTGTTCGACCAGTTCGTCGACCAGATGGCAGGGGAGAAGAAGTAATGCCGCGTCGGACTGACCTCAACCACGTCCTGGTGATCGGCTCCGGCCCCATCCTGATCGGGCAGGCCGCCGAATTCGACTACTCGGGCACCCAGGCCTGCCGCGTGCTGCGCGACGAAGGCCTCACGGTCACGCTGATCAATTCCAACCCGGCGACGATCATGACCGACCCCGAGTACGCCGACTTCACCTACGTCGAACCGATCACCCCGGCCTTCGTCGAGCGGGTGATCGCCCAGCAGGCCGAGCGGGGCAACAAGATCGACGCGCTGCTGGCCACCCTCGGCGGGCAGACCGCGCTCAACACCGCGGTCGCGCTGTCGGAGAACGGGGTGCTGGAGCGCTACGACCTCGAGCTGATCGGCGCGGACTTCGAGGCGATCCAGCGCGGCGAGGACCGGCAGCGGTTCAAGGACATCGTCACCAAGGTCGGCGGCGAATCCGCCCGCAGCCGCGTGTGTTTCACGATGGACGAGGTCCGCGAGACCGTCGAGGAGCTCGGCCTGCCCGTCGTCGTGCGACCCTCGTTCACGATGGGCGGCCTCGGCTCGGGGATGGCGCACTCGGCCGAGGACGTCGAGCGGATGGCCGGCCACGGCCTCGCCGCATCCCCGTCGGCCAACGTGTTGATCGAGGAGTCGATCTACGGCTGGAAGGAATACGAGCTCGAGCTGATGCGCGACGGCCACGACAACGTGGTCGTGGTGTGCTCGATCGAGAACTTCGACCCGATGGGCGTGCACACCGGCGACTCGGTGACCGTCGCCCCGGCCATGACACTCACCGACCGTGAGTACCAGACGATGCGCAACCTCGGCATCGCGATCCTGCGTGAGGTCGGCGTCGCCACCGGCGGCTGCAACATCCAGTTCGCGGTCAACCCGAAAGACGGCCGGCTCATCGTCATCGAGATGAATCCCCGGGTGTCGCGGTCGAGCGCGCTGGCGTCGAAGGCCACCGGCTTCCCGATCGCCAAGATCGCCGCCAAACTCGCGATCGGCTACACCCTCGACGAGATTCTCAACGACATCACCAAGGAGACCCCGGCCTGCTTCGAGCCGACGCTGGACTACGTCGTCGTCAAGGCGCCGCGGTTCGCGTTCGAGAAGTTCCCCGGTGCCGACCCCACGCTCACCACGACGATGAAGTCGGTGGGCGAGGCGATGGCGCTGGGCCGCAACTTCATCGAGGCGCTGGGCAAGGTGATGCGCTCGCTGGAGACCGGCCGCGCCGGGTTCTGGACCGCGCCCGATCCGGTCGCCACGCTCGACGAGGTGCTCGAGGGGCTGCGCACCGCCACCGACGGCCGGCTCTACGACATCGAGTACGCACTGCGACTGGGTGGAACGGTGGAGCAGGTCGCCGAGGCGTCCGGTGTCGACCCGTGGTTCGTCGACCAGATCAACGGGCTGGTGGCGCTGCGCACCGAACTGCTCGAGGCCCCGGTGCTCG is a window from the Mycolicibacterium litorale genome containing:
- a CDS encoding transporter translates to MNTGTLVTSLIMAALLVVVIGLLIRAMMRGWRRRAERQVELIGTLPPLPDTVGPPLIPGMKGVYVGSTLAPNWHDRVVVGDLGYRTKAVLTRYPEGIMLQRSGAGPIWIPEESVTAIRTERGMVGKALTHEGILAIRWRLPSGTEIDTGFRGDDRTKYDRWLEEVA
- a CDS encoding dihydroorotase, which translates into the protein MSVVIKGVRPYGEGDPVDVLVEDGQIAAIAATLDIPADADVVEAAGQILLPGFVDLHTHLREPGREYAEDIETGSAAAALGGYTAVFAMANTTPVADSPVVTDHVWHRGQQVGLVDVHPVGAVTMGLEGKQLTEMGMMAAGAAQVRMFSDDGVCVDDPLVMRRALEYASGLGVLIAQHAEEPRLTVGAVAHEGPHAARLGLAGWPRAAEESIVIRDALLARDAGARVHICHASTAGTVELLKWAKEHGIAITAEVTPHHLLLDDSRLADYDGRNRVNPPLREAADAEALRQALADGVIDCVATDHAPHAEHEKMCEFASARPGMLGLQTALSVVVRTMVEPGLLTWRDVARVMSEAPARIVGLPDQGRPIEVGEPANLTVVDPDATWTVSGAALASRSDNTPYESMTLPASVTLTMLRGTVTARDGKSGSAGMSGATGGSAL
- the carA gene encoding glutamine-hydrolyzing carbamoyl-phosphate synthase small subunit; translated protein: MTSEKRSGSRIDGATVALLVLEDGRVFTGVPYGAVGQTLGEAVFSTGMSGYQETLTDPSYYGQIVVATAPQIGNTGWNHEDAESRGDKIWVAGYAVRDPSPRASNWRATGTLDDELVRQGIVGIAGIDTRAVVRHLRTRGAMKAGIFSGDALAGADELLERVRSQPAMLGASLAERVSTDAVYVVEPEGDHRFTVAAIDLGIKTNTPRNFARRGIRSHVLPATASFEQIAELRPDGVFLSNGPGDPAAADHVVEVTREVLGAGIPLFGICFGNQILGRALGRGTYKMVFGHRGINVPVMDHSTGRVAITAQNHGFALEGEAGERFDTPFGPAVVSHTCANDGVVEGVKLVDGRAFSVQYHPEAAAGPHDANYLFDQFVDQMAGEKK